One Thalassospira marina DNA window includes the following coding sequences:
- a CDS encoding DUF3576 domain-containing protein, which produces MKKQGSVFGDGGLGIFGGDEKKQESGSGIGVNSFLWRATLDTLSFMPLNSADPFGGVIITDWYSPAETPNERFKMTGYILGTALRSDAIKVAIFRQVRAGGNEWADAVVDPKTVTAMEDSILTRARQLRIDSANNQ; this is translated from the coding sequence ATGAAAAAGCAGGGCAGCGTTTTTGGCGATGGCGGTCTGGGCATTTTTGGCGGTGATGAGAAAAAACAGGAAAGTGGCTCAGGCATTGGCGTGAACAGCTTCCTGTGGCGTGCAACGCTCGATACATTATCCTTCATGCCGCTTAACTCTGCAGACCCGTTTGGTGGTGTTATTATCACCGACTGGTACAGCCCGGCTGAAACCCCCAACGAACGCTTCAAAATGACAGGTTACATCCTTGGTACAGCTCTGCGCTCTGATGCCATCAAGGTTGCGATTTTCCGCCAGGTTCGTGCAGGTGGCAACGAATGGGCTGATGCCGTGGTAGATCCGAAAACCGTAACGGCCATGGAAGACTCCATTCTGACCCGTGCTCGCCAGCTGCGTATCGATAGCGCCAACAACCAGTAA
- the holA gene encoding DNA polymerase III subunit delta: MKLKAAQVDSFLRSPDAKAQLVLIYGEDEGLVRERGAQLAKTVVEDLKDPFRVVELGAAHLKEDGGRLRDEAAAISFGGGRRVVRLRDIGDAQAPVIADFLQHPAGDALIVCEAGSLPARSKLRQAVEKAGNGMALPCYADSGRDLEGLIRSVMDEHGLAIDGDATRYLVTNLGSDRMISRNELQKLALYALNQQRVSLSDAMACIGDSSARHYDDVLQAVSAGNVANLDLALTRLVEEGLNPVGALRMMIGYFQKLHLVKGQVAQGAAVDQAMKTLRPPLFFKAADQFKANLSYWPLAHIQRALQIFLEAEKDCKSGLAIPETLAHRAMIKVTVARQKQGRR, encoded by the coding sequence ATGAAACTCAAAGCTGCACAGGTTGACTCTTTCCTGCGTTCTCCAGACGCAAAGGCACAGCTTGTGCTGATTTACGGTGAAGATGAAGGCCTGGTGCGCGAACGGGGTGCACAACTGGCAAAAACCGTTGTCGAAGATCTAAAAGATCCGTTTCGCGTGGTTGAGCTCGGAGCAGCACATCTGAAAGAAGATGGCGGGCGCCTTCGTGATGAAGCAGCAGCAATCAGCTTTGGCGGCGGACGCCGTGTCGTGCGACTCCGTGATATTGGTGATGCACAGGCTCCTGTTATCGCAGACTTCCTTCAACACCCCGCAGGAGACGCGCTGATCGTTTGCGAGGCAGGAAGCCTGCCTGCACGTTCAAAGCTGCGTCAGGCTGTGGAAAAAGCCGGCAATGGCATGGCCCTGCCCTGCTATGCCGATTCGGGCCGCGACCTTGAAGGACTAATCCGTTCTGTAATGGACGAACACGGCCTGGCCATCGATGGCGATGCCACCCGCTACCTCGTGACCAATCTTGGCAGCGATCGCATGATTTCGCGTAACGAGCTGCAGAAACTTGCCCTATATGCCTTAAACCAGCAGCGCGTTTCCCTAAGCGATGCCATGGCATGCATTGGTGATAGCTCCGCTCGGCATTATGACGATGTCCTGCAGGCGGTGTCGGCCGGCAATGTCGCCAATCTGGACCTCGCCCTGACCCGGCTGGTCGAAGAAGGGCTTAATCCCGTCGGCGCCCTTCGCATGATGATTGGTTATTTCCAGAAACTTCACCTGGTCAAAGGACAGGTCGCACAGGGTGCCGCCGTTGATCAGGCAATGAAGACGCTGCGCCCCCCACTATTTTTCAAGGCGGCCGACCAGTTCAAGGCCAATTTGTCCTATTGGCCACTGGCCCATATCCAGCGTGCATTACAGATTTTCCTGGAAGCCGAGAAAGACTGCAAAAGCGGCCTTGCCATCCCGGAAACGCTTGCCCATCGCGCCATGATCAAAGTAACTGTCGCCCGGCAAAAACAGGGTCGCAGGTAA
- a CDS encoding YggS family pyridoxal phosphate-dependent enzyme: protein MSDHNDSSGDVDIAANLATIQQNIDEAASAVGRKSDDVTLVCVSKTHDAPHVRGALVAGRRIFGENRVQEASEKWPGLKQEFPDVELHLIGPLQSNKAREAMSLFDVIETLDRPKLARTFARLRDETGQCPELYIQINIGREPQKAGIDPADADDFIRECIHDLALPVTGLMCIPPVDEEPSPHFGLLGKIADRHGLKVRSMGMSGDYECAIRLGATHIRVGTAIFGHRAYNLAP from the coding sequence ATGAGCGATCATAACGATTCATCAGGCGATGTCGATATCGCTGCCAACCTTGCCACTATTCAGCAAAATATTGACGAAGCTGCCAGTGCCGTTGGCCGGAAAAGCGATGACGTGACACTGGTATGTGTCAGCAAAACCCACGATGCCCCCCATGTAAGGGGTGCGCTGGTTGCTGGGCGGCGGATATTTGGCGAGAACCGGGTTCAGGAAGCGTCTGAAAAATGGCCGGGATTAAAGCAGGAATTCCCTGATGTGGAACTACACCTGATCGGCCCGTTGCAAAGCAACAAGGCCCGCGAGGCCATGAGCCTGTTTGATGTCATCGAGACACTGGACCGCCCCAAACTGGCCCGAACCTTTGCCCGCCTTCGCGATGAAACCGGCCAGTGCCCGGAATTATATATTCAGATCAATATTGGTCGCGAACCGCAAAAAGCGGGAATTGACCCCGCCGATGCCGATGATTTCATTCGTGAATGCATCCATGATCTGGCATTGCCGGTAACCGGGTTGATGTGCATTCCCCCGGTTGACGAAGAACCTTCACCCCATTTTGGCCTCTTGGGAAAAATTGCCGACCGGCATGGTTTAAAGGTGCGCAGCATGGGCATGAGCGGTGATTACGAGTGTGCTATTCGCCTTGGCGCTACGCATATTCGGGTTGGAACCGCAATTTTTGGGCATCGCGCCTATAATCTTGCCCCTTGA
- a CDS encoding porin, whose protein sequence is MKKILVATTALVAVSGFAVSASASEKIKLSVGGYMEQWAGITSQSDGFDNVNAFQSDTEIHFKGSTTLDNGIEVGAVVELEGESSGDQIDEQYLYVNGSFGQIKLGEDDGAADDMGITAPAVGPVGVNDGDLTNWVSSYLPDTVPSDGDDPKITYFTPVMGGFRAGVSYTDSDVSKNAGGTGGNLGQTTTSGLPVVSAGLTYDHDFGDVALGLSAVGEHKGQGNWYGLGANVGFGNFTVGGSWGHIEDDYGVNDRQTAGNETDTFDVGVAYAMDAASVSLSYAYSDYGNRSTSGGAASTGEISTVDLGLAYQLGAGVAWKSSIFWFDDDNDAAAFDNDGYGAVTGLRLDF, encoded by the coding sequence ATGAAAAAGATTCTTGTTGCGACCACGGCACTCGTCGCCGTTTCCGGTTTCGCAGTTTCCGCAAGCGCATCCGAAAAGATTAAACTTTCGGTCGGCGGTTACATGGAACAGTGGGCTGGTATCACCAGCCAGTCTGACGGTTTTGACAACGTCAACGCTTTCCAGTCTGACACCGAAATTCACTTCAAAGGTTCGACCACTCTGGATAACGGCATCGAAGTTGGTGCAGTTGTTGAACTCGAAGGCGAAAGCTCGGGCGACCAGATCGACGAACAGTACCTCTATGTGAACGGTTCTTTCGGTCAGATTAAACTGGGTGAAGACGACGGCGCTGCTGACGATATGGGCATCACTGCACCGGCAGTCGGCCCGGTTGGCGTGAACGACGGCGACCTGACCAATTGGGTTTCTTCTTACCTCCCGGATACCGTTCCGAGCGATGGCGATGATCCCAAAATCACCTACTTCACCCCGGTTATGGGTGGCTTCCGCGCCGGTGTTTCCTACACCGACAGCGACGTTTCCAAAAATGCTGGCGGTACCGGTGGTAACCTCGGCCAGACCACCACTTCCGGTCTTCCGGTTGTGTCCGCTGGTCTGACCTATGACCACGACTTTGGTGATGTTGCTCTGGGCCTGTCCGCTGTTGGCGAACACAAAGGTCAGGGTAACTGGTACGGCCTCGGTGCAAATGTCGGCTTTGGCAACTTCACCGTTGGTGGGTCCTGGGGCCACATCGAAGACGATTACGGTGTTAACGATCGTCAGACCGCTGGCAACGAAACCGACACCTTTGACGTCGGCGTAGCATACGCAATGGATGCAGCTTCTGTTTCCCTGTCTTATGCTTACTCTGATTACGGTAACCGTTCGACCTCTGGCGGTGCAGCATCCACCGGCGAAATCAGCACGGTTGACCTTGGTCTTGCTTACCAGCTCGGCGCTGGCGTTGCATGGAAATCGTCGATCTTCTGGTTCGATGATGACAACGATGCAGCTGCATTCGACAATGACGGTTACGGTGCTGTTACCGGTCTGCGTCTCGACTTCTGA
- a CDS encoding lipopolysaccharide heptosyltransferase family protein, protein MASSNVHLSRARFTRFKTRQPFEFGLPNVAAGISQKSDGSASYLTRVSSLLRQQVLPRAASVKIVSDEIHLDVLPKPQWTRSFDRKRVLFLIPADALGDCVGMTMFLRAFLAAYPHCKIGLLNTGSASDIFTSLKNTEIFQLFISAHALKRFDFIIDLSEMDGWKDIATAPVDCEGVLCREFDIPPVPLPHKDVAKGNMLQIGILPMASSPLRTLPPEFVAKSIHALRDSAGPTAKITVILNAYQGVKEAYKAALGEDIAQDDHLELVDGFKTIAELVSFIGNCDYVLVADSGPAHITKLAGIPGIGVYSSASSEVLHGRFCNIKAWQSDFRGEYCAAPCGLAKMHATEDGKIGCMGSLAVTKDKLVALPNRRDPALVQRTSTTDPVPCVKHLLTEFDRFEAFLHADFKKQITKA, encoded by the coding sequence TTGGCTTCCAGCAACGTGCATCTGTCTCGCGCCCGTTTCACCCGCTTTAAAACCAGACAGCCCTTTGAATTTGGTCTGCCCAATGTTGCTGCCGGGATCAGCCAGAAATCCGATGGCAGTGCCAGCTATCTGACACGGGTGTCGTCGCTTTTGCGCCAGCAGGTTTTACCACGCGCTGCATCCGTCAAGATTGTATCAGATGAAATCCATCTGGATGTTCTACCCAAACCGCAATGGACCCGGTCATTTGATCGCAAACGTGTTCTGTTTCTAATTCCGGCCGATGCCCTGGGCGATTGTGTGGGCATGACAATGTTTTTACGCGCCTTTCTGGCCGCCTATCCCCATTGCAAAATCGGCCTTTTAAATACCGGAAGCGCCAGCGACATTTTCACCAGTCTGAAAAACACCGAAATTTTTCAGCTGTTTATTTCGGCTCATGCACTCAAACGGTTTGATTTCATCATCGATCTGTCCGAGATGGATGGCTGGAAAGATATTGCAACGGCACCCGTTGATTGCGAAGGCGTGCTATGTCGCGAATTTGATATTCCACCTGTTCCATTACCCCACAAGGACGTGGCAAAGGGCAATATGCTGCAAATCGGTATTTTGCCGATGGCATCCTCGCCACTGCGCACCCTGCCACCCGAATTTGTGGCAAAAAGCATCCATGCCCTACGAGATAGCGCTGGGCCGACTGCTAAAATTACAGTCATTCTTAATGCCTATCAGGGGGTCAAGGAAGCCTATAAGGCCGCCCTTGGTGAGGACATAGCGCAGGATGATCATCTCGAGCTTGTAGACGGATTTAAAACGATTGCCGAGCTGGTGAGCTTTATTGGCAATTGCGATTATGTCCTGGTGGCTGATAGTGGCCCTGCCCATATCACCAAACTTGCCGGTATTCCCGGTATTGGCGTTTATAGTTCGGCCTCATCAGAAGTTCTGCATGGCCGTTTTTGCAATATCAAAGCCTGGCAAAGTGATTTTCGCGGTGAGTATTGTGCTGCCCCGTGCGGATTGGCAAAAATGCATGCCACCGAAGACGGAAAGATAGGCTGTATGGGAAGCCTGGCAGTTACCAAAGACAAGCTCGTTGCCCTGCCGAATCGGCGCGATCCGGCACTTGTTCAACGCACCTCGACAACTGATCCTGTTCCCTGCGTGAAACATCTGCTTACCGAATTCGACCGGTTCGAAGCGTTTTTACACGCCGATTTCAAAAAACAAATCACCAAAGCCTGA
- a CDS encoding thiamine phosphate synthase, translating into MEPKLAKLAQQLNLRNAPDRSLSPVILMSDDKRLPDPHLALNKLPKGSTLVFRHYDAADRTQQALILRKICRKLGHRFFIAADILLAIRLQADGLHMPGYIQKTPIDLLNTAKKHGLMVSAAIHDMPQLRHLLAFGRNIDAAIISPLFATQSHPGAPCLGYAKFERMAHLATRHGIGVYAMGGVDISRGHMLGKLPICGIAGIGFAT; encoded by the coding sequence ATGGAGCCCAAACTAGCAAAGCTGGCGCAGCAACTCAATTTACGTAACGCACCGGATCGCAGCCTTTCGCCCGTTATATTAATGAGCGACGATAAAAGGCTGCCTGATCCGCACCTGGCACTCAACAAACTGCCCAAAGGCAGTACCCTTGTTTTCCGGCATTATGATGCCGCTGACCGGACACAACAGGCACTGATCTTACGTAAAATCTGTCGCAAGTTGGGGCACCGCTTTTTTATTGCTGCTGACATTCTGTTGGCCATCCGGCTGCAAGCAGACGGGCTTCACATGCCAGGCTACATCCAGAAAACCCCCATTGATCTGCTTAATACCGCAAAAAAACATGGTTTGATGGTCAGTGCTGCCATTCATGACATGCCCCAGCTAAGGCATCTGCTGGCATTTGGGCGCAATATTGATGCCGCCATCATCTCCCCGTTATTTGCAACCCAAAGCCACCCGGGAGCACCCTGTTTGGGTTATGCGAAATTTGAGCGGATGGCGCACCTGGCGACCCGTCATGGGATAGGTGTCTATGCGATGGGGGGCGTTGATATTTCCAGAGGGCATATGCTTGGAAAATTGCCGATTTGCGGTATTGCCGGGATCGGATTCGCCACTTAA
- the trpS gene encoding tryptophan--tRNA ligase, producing the protein MQRVFSGAQPTGNLHLGNYLGAIRNWVALQNDYECVYCVVDLHAITVWQEPNELRANIRELAASMIASGVDPEKHILFNQSQVSAHAELAWIFNCVARIGWLNRMTQFKEKAGKHRENASLGLYAYPSLMAADILAYKATHVPVGEDQKQHLELTRDIAAKFNNDFSAEDFFPLPEPLILGPATRVMSLRDGSKKMSKSDSSDMARINMTDDADTLAKKIRKAKTDAEPLPSEAEGLEGRPEARNLVTIYAALLDKPVADVLAEHGGTQFSGFKQALTDVVVDKLAPITGEMARLKNDSAYIDAVLAKGAERADAIAQPILRDVKEVVGFLNR; encoded by the coding sequence ATGCAACGTGTTTTCTCGGGCGCCCAGCCCACCGGCAATCTTCATCTTGGCAACTATCTTGGCGCAATCCGCAACTGGGTTGCTTTGCAGAACGATTATGAATGCGTTTATTGCGTCGTTGATCTGCATGCCATCACCGTCTGGCAGGAACCAAACGAACTGCGCGCCAACATTCGCGAACTGGCCGCCAGCATGATTGCTTCGGGCGTTGATCCGGAAAAACACATTCTGTTTAACCAGAGCCAGGTTTCCGCCCATGCCGAACTGGCCTGGATTTTCAACTGCGTGGCCCGTATCGGCTGGCTCAACCGCATGACCCAGTTCAAGGAAAAGGCTGGCAAGCATCGCGAAAATGCTTCCCTTGGTCTTTATGCCTATCCCAGCCTGATGGCAGCCGACATTCTGGCCTATAAGGCCACCCATGTTCCGGTTGGCGAAGACCAGAAACAGCATCTTGAACTGACCCGCGACATTGCGGCGAAATTCAACAATGACTTCAGCGCGGAAGATTTCTTCCCCCTGCCCGAGCCGCTTATTCTTGGCCCGGCAACCCGTGTGATGTCATTGCGTGACGGGTCCAAGAAAATGTCAAAGTCCGATAGCTCGGACATGGCACGCATCAACATGACCGACGATGCCGATACCCTGGCTAAGAAAATCCGCAAGGCCAAAACCGATGCCGAACCGCTTCCCTCCGAAGCAGAAGGTCTGGAAGGCCGTCCGGAAGCCCGCAACCTTGTCACCATTTATGCAGCCCTGCTTGATAAGCCGGTAGCAGATGTTCTGGCGGAACATGGTGGCACCCAGTTTTCGGGTTTCAAACAGGCCCTGACGGACGTGGTTGTTGATAAGCTGGCACCGATCACCGGTGAAATGGCCCGTCTGAAAAACGATTCGGCCTATATCGATGCGGTTCTGGCCAAGGGGGCGGAACGCGCCGATGCCATTGCCCAGCCGATCCTGCGTGATGTTAAGGAAGTTGTCGGTTTCCTGAACCGCTAA
- the ribA gene encoding GTP cyclohydrolase II: MTTPNSISAGSEISTSELISVSRAVADLRRGEMILIRSENAAIAAIATEPLSDHGLARLRAIAVNADDIALILPRVRARALGHADTSRGFCALQPANPQQVDGTTFSIWANPLLDMVEAPTASWRQTDAGEDAAIRLVKLARLLPAIVSVSVDAARVEEFARAENLLLLDANIVNGYEDAAAGSLRQVSDARVPLENAENTRVVAFRPADGGQEHIAIIIDEPVADEPVLVRLHSECFTGDLIGSLRCDCGPQLRGAIAEISAGGKGGIVLYLRQEGRGIGLVNKLRAYALQDRGFDTLDANEELGFDADERVYRPAAEMLRQLGFSTVRILTNNPEKLRGLENWGVTVSERVPHKFPSNGHNAFYLKTKKDRAGHLF, encoded by the coding sequence ATGACGACGCCCAACAGCATTTCGGCAGGTTCCGAAATTTCAACATCCGAGCTGATTTCGGTTTCCCGTGCCGTTGCCGACCTGCGCCGTGGCGAAATGATATTGATCCGGTCTGAAAATGCGGCCATCGCGGCCATCGCGACCGAACCATTATCCGATCACGGCCTGGCACGTTTGCGTGCGATCGCCGTCAATGCCGATGATATTGCCCTGATATTGCCGCGGGTGCGCGCACGTGCCCTTGGCCATGCCGATACCAGCAGAGGGTTTTGCGCCCTGCAGCCAGCAAATCCGCAGCAGGTGGATGGTACGACATTTTCCATTTGGGCCAATCCGCTGCTTGATATGGTCGAGGCCCCAACGGCAAGCTGGCGCCAGACTGATGCCGGCGAGGATGCCGCCATTCGCCTGGTAAAACTTGCCCGTTTGTTGCCGGCCATCGTTTCAGTTTCTGTTGATGCAGCCCGGGTTGAAGAATTTGCCAGGGCTGAAAACCTGTTATTGCTCGATGCCAACATCGTTAATGGTTACGAGGATGCCGCCGCAGGGTCCCTGCGCCAGGTAAGCGATGCCCGCGTCCCCCTGGAAAATGCAGAAAATACCCGCGTGGTGGCCTTTCGTCCGGCCGATGGTGGGCAGGAACATATTGCTATAATTATTGATGAACCCGTGGCGGATGAACCGGTACTGGTGCGTTTGCATTCGGAATGTTTTACCGGTGATTTGATCGGATCGTTGCGTTGTGATTGCGGCCCGCAATTGCGTGGCGCAATTGCCGAAATTTCGGCCGGTGGCAAAGGTGGCATCGTTCTTTATTTGCGCCAGGAAGGGCGCGGTATTGGCCTGGTCAATAAATTGCGGGCCTATGCCTTGCAGGATCGTGGCTTTGATACCCTTGATGCCAACGAAGAACTTGGTTTTGACGCCGATGAACGTGTTTATCGCCCGGCGGCAGAAATGTTGCGCCAGCTTGGCTTTTCGACTGTCCGTATCCTGACCAATAACCCCGAAAAGCTGCGCGGGCTGGAAAATTGGGGTGTTACTGTAAGCGAACGGGTACCGCACAAATTTCCGTCTAACGGCCATAATGCGTTTTACCTGAAAACCAAAAAGGACCGGGCAGGGCACCTGTTTTAA
- a CDS encoding porin, with the protein MKKILIATSALVAVAVAGQAQASEKIKLSVGGYMEQWAGIASQDDAYDNINAFQSDTEVYFSGSTTLDNGIEIGAMIQLEGETSTDQIDEQYLYVNGSFGQFRIGEGDGAAAAMGITAPAVGPVGVNDGDLSNWVSVAAMPDTVWDDGDAPKVTYYTPVLGGFRVGVSYTDSSTAKNNGSAGVSASPATAGQNTTTGMPVVSLGVEYNGDFDGFSLGLSAVGEHKGSGEWFSVGTNVGFGNFTVGASYGVKADDYGLTETDAKRADDTTGFDIGVAYKMDAASVSLSYANGDIVTNAAGAGSDIDTVDLGLAYALGAGVDWKTSLFWFDSDGKNGGADNDGYGAVTGIKLSF; encoded by the coding sequence ATGAAAAAGATTCTTATTGCTACCAGCGCACTCGTCGCTGTTGCAGTTGCAGGCCAGGCACAGGCCTCTGAGAAGATTAAACTGTCGGTTGGCGGTTACATGGAACAGTGGGCAGGCATCGCCTCCCAGGATGATGCGTATGACAACATCAACGCTTTCCAGTCCGACACCGAAGTTTATTTCTCGGGTTCGACCACCCTGGATAACGGTATCGAAATCGGTGCCATGATCCAGCTCGAAGGCGAAACCTCTACCGACCAGATCGACGAACAGTATCTGTACGTTAACGGCTCCTTCGGTCAGTTCCGTATTGGTGAAGGTGACGGCGCTGCTGCTGCTATGGGCATCACTGCTCCGGCAGTTGGCCCCGTTGGCGTTAACGACGGTGACCTTTCTAACTGGGTTAGCGTTGCTGCAATGCCGGATACCGTTTGGGACGATGGCGATGCACCGAAAGTGACCTACTATACTCCGGTTCTGGGTGGCTTCCGCGTTGGCGTTTCTTACACCGATAGCAGCACCGCGAAAAATAACGGTTCGGCTGGTGTGTCTGCAAGCCCGGCAACTGCTGGTCAGAACACCACTACTGGTATGCCGGTAGTTTCTCTTGGCGTTGAATACAACGGCGACTTTGATGGCTTCAGCCTCGGCCTTTCCGCTGTTGGTGAACACAAGGGTAGCGGTGAATGGTTCAGCGTTGGTACCAATGTTGGCTTCGGTAACTTCACCGTTGGCGCTTCTTACGGTGTTAAAGCTGACGATTACGGCCTGACCGAAACCGATGCAAAACGTGCTGATGACACCACCGGTTTTGATATCGGCGTAGCATACAAAATGGACGCAGCTTCGGTCTCCCTGTCCTATGCTAACGGCGACATCGTAACCAACGCTGCTGGCGCTGGTTCTGACATCGACACCGTTGACCTCGGCCTGGCATATGCTCTTGGCGCGGGCGTTGATTGGAAGACCTCGCTCTTCTGGTTCGACAGCGACGGCAAAAATGGCGGTGCTGACAACGACGGCTACGGTGCAGTTACCGGTATCAAATTGTCCTTCTAA
- the murJ gene encoding murein biosynthesis integral membrane protein MurJ, translated as MSLVRSIATVSGFTLLSRLLGFARDILIAAMLGAGGMADAFFVAFKFPNLFRRLFGEGAFSVAFIPLLAGDIEKRGLEEARDFAANALSILIVLTGFLVAIIEIIMPWAMLVFAPGFSENPEKFTLAVELSRITFPYLAFISAVALMSGILNTLHRYAAAAAAPVVLNIFMIGALLALTPITQTPSHALAWGVLFAGIGQFVWLVIACKRAGFAIRWQLPRIDDKVKLLGKRMVPGMIGVGVYQLNLLIDTMLASMVSDGAVSWLYYADRVHQLPLGVIGIAIGTAMLPTLSRQLQGKDPSVAMYSQNRGIEIALLLTMPAAVALAVMGIPIINVLFQRGAFSATETSATGMALTIFACGLPASVLVKVLAPGFFAREDTKTPIRIGIICMILNIGMIVVLMPLFGHLGIAAATAVSSWINAISLGTILRKRNHLTFDDRLKRRVPRIILSSAMMGLALWAAITFFWNAGYDAILRAAIMAGIVITGMVVYALIAQLSGATSFSELKSTLKRGNPA; from the coding sequence ATGTCACTTGTTCGTTCGATTGCCACTGTCAGTGGTTTTACCCTGCTTTCACGGTTATTGGGCTTTGCCCGCGACATTCTGATTGCGGCAATGCTGGGTGCAGGCGGCATGGCCGATGCCTTTTTCGTGGCATTCAAATTTCCCAACCTGTTTCGCCGCCTTTTTGGCGAAGGGGCCTTTTCAGTCGCGTTCATTCCGCTTCTGGCCGGTGATATTGAAAAACGCGGCCTGGAAGAAGCCCGCGATTTTGCCGCCAATGCCCTGTCGATCCTGATTGTGCTGACAGGGTTTCTTGTGGCGATTATCGAAATCATCATGCCCTGGGCCATGCTGGTTTTTGCACCGGGCTTTTCCGAAAACCCGGAAAAATTCACGCTGGCGGTCGAACTTTCGCGCATCACGTTTCCCTATCTGGCCTTTATTTCAGCCGTCGCGCTAATGTCAGGCATTTTAAATACCCTGCATCGTTATGCCGCAGCGGCCGCCGCCCCGGTGGTTTTGAACATTTTCATGATCGGCGCCCTTCTGGCCCTAACACCGATTACCCAAACACCGTCCCATGCCCTGGCATGGGGGGTTCTGTTTGCCGGGATCGGGCAGTTTGTGTGGCTGGTGATTGCGTGTAAACGGGCTGGTTTTGCCATTCGCTGGCAATTGCCCCGCATTGACGACAAGGTAAAATTGCTGGGCAAACGCATGGTGCCGGGCATGATTGGCGTTGGCGTTTACCAGCTTAACCTGCTGATCGATACGATGCTGGCATCGATGGTATCGGACGGCGCGGTTTCCTGGCTTTATTACGCGGATCGCGTGCATCAATTGCCATTGGGCGTCATTGGCATTGCCATTGGCACGGCCATGCTGCCCACCCTGTCGCGCCAGCTTCAGGGCAAGGACCCGTCTGTTGCGATGTATAGCCAGAATCGCGGCATTGAAATTGCCCTTTTGCTGACCATGCCTGCCGCCGTTGCCCTGGCTGTCATGGGCATTCCCATCATCAATGTTCTGTTTCAGCGCGGCGCCTTTAGCGCAACAGAGACCAGTGCCACGGGCATGGCGCTGACGATTTTTGCCTGTGGCCTGCCGGCATCGGTGCTGGTCAAGGTATTGGCACCGGGGTTCTTTGCCCGCGAAGATACCAAAACCCCCATTCGCATCGGCATTATCTGCATGATTTTGAATATCGGCATGATCGTTGTTCTGATGCCGTTATTTGGGCATCTTGGTATTGCGGCGGCAACAGCGGTTTCATCCTGGATCAACGCCATCTCGCTGGGCACCATTTTGCGCAAACGCAACCATCTGACATTTGATGACCGTTTAAAACGCCGTGTTCCACGCATTATTCTATCTTCAGCCATGATGGGCCTGGCCCTGTGGGCGGCGATTACATTTTTCTGGAATGCGGGATATGACGCCATTTTACGTGCTGCCATTATGGCCGGCATCGTGATCACCGGAATGGTTGTTTATGCGCTGATCGCCCAGCTTAGTGGTGCGACAAGTTTTAGCGAACTGAAATCAACCCTGAAGCGCGGCAACCCGGCATAA
- a CDS encoding response regulator transcription factor, translating into MTTGKQVLVVEDDAALSQSLTEQLRLHEEFDCVVANSGQEALEAVKDNYFDVILLDVGLPDIDGRDVCKLMRRAGVKSPVIMLTGANSDSDTILGLESGANDYVTKPFRLNVLLARIRAHIRQHEQSEDAVFAIGPYSFQPSAKILVETATDKKIRLTEKETSILKFLFRAGDKPVSRETLLDEVWGYNAGVTTHTLETHVYRLRQKIEKDPSSATILVTEPGGYKLVP; encoded by the coding sequence ATGACGACAGGTAAACAGGTTTTAGTGGTTGAAGATGATGCGGCGCTGAGCCAGTCACTGACCGAGCAACTCCGCCTTCATGAAGAATTTGACTGCGTGGTTGCCAATAGCGGCCAGGAAGCGCTTGAAGCCGTTAAAGACAACTATTTCGATGTCATCCTGCTTGATGTTGGTTTGCCCGATATAGACGGGCGCGATGTGTGCAAATTGATGCGCCGTGCCGGTGTCAAATCCCCTGTGATCATGCTGACCGGTGCCAATAGCGATTCTGACACGATTCTGGGTCTTGAATCCGGCGCAAATGACTATGTCACCAAACCGTTTCGCCTCAATGTGCTGCTGGCCCGTATTCGCGCCCATATCCGCCAGCATGAACAAAGCGAAGATGCCGTTTTTGCCATCGGCCCGTATAGCTTCCAGCCCAGCGCCAAAATTCTGGTTGAAACGGCAACCGACAAAAAGATCCGTCTGACGGAAAAGGAAACATCAATCCTGAAATTCCTGTTCCGTGCCGGGGATAAACCGGTTTCACGTGAAACCCTGCTTGATGAAGTTTGGGGATATAACGCTGGTGTGACAACGCATACACTTGAAACGCATGTGTATCGCCTGCGCCAGAAAATCGAAAAAGACCCCTCCAGCGCGACGATCCTGGTTACCGAACCCGGTGGCTACAAACTCGTCCCCTGA